The following are from one region of the Salvelinus fontinalis isolate EN_2023a chromosome 5, ASM2944872v1, whole genome shotgun sequence genome:
- the LOC129855970 gene encoding ubiquitin carboxyl-terminal hydrolase 37-like isoform X1 produces MLCQLKEEGMILKTLGVNYSCPVSQLEFQLVSVRTCTSCGRESSTREDYNHLSLDFSPERTLLSSLALTFKGDKVEFTCEGCKGLHALKVEQFHTLPLVLVLHLKRFGGPGGLEKLEGPLLFPSEFRLSTLCGDMVPLLHSASPQALTNQDPSIQGSIPQTLTSQVSSPPGEAKDGALCCSGKSWHHNTLLAPTPHKPPTPKTVLLTEKLEAAI; encoded by the exons ATGCTGTGCCAGCTGAAGGAGGAGGGCATGATACTGAAGACACTCGGGGTGAACTATTCCTGCCCTGTTTCTCAGCTGGAGTTCCAGCTTGTGTCGGTGCGCACATGTACCAG CTGTGGGCGCGAGTCGTCCACCAGAGAGGACTACAACCACCTCTCATTGGACTTCAGCCCTGAGCGCACCTTGCTGAGCAGCCTAGCACTCACTTTCAAA GGTGATAAGGTTGAATTCACATGTGAGGGCTGTAAAGGTCTCCACGCCTTAAAGGTGGAGCAGTTCCACACACTGCCTCT TGTGCTGGTTCTGCATCTGAAGAGGTTTGGAGGACCTGGGGGGTTGGAGAAGCTGGAGGGTCCTCTTTTGTTTCCTTCGGAGTTTAGGCTCTCCACCCTCTGTGGGGACATGGTGCCACTCCTGCACAGTGCCAGCCCACAGGCCCTCACCAACCAGGACCCCAGCATCCAGGGGTCCATCCCCCAGACCCTCACCAGCCAAGTCTCCAGCCCACCTGGAGAGGCCAAAGACGGGGCCCTCTGCTGTTCAGGTAAGTCATGGCACCATAACACTCTTCTTGCTCCAACACCACACAAACCACCCACTCCCAAAACGGTCCTGCTGACAGAGAAGCTGGAAGCTGCAATTTAA
- the LOC129855970 gene encoding ubiquitin carboxyl-terminal hydrolase 37-like isoform X2, producing the protein MLCQLKEEGMILKTLGVNYSCPVSQLEFQLVSVRTCTSCGRESSTREDYNHLSLDFSPERTLLSSLALTFKGDKVEFTCEGCKGLHALKVEQFHTLPLVLVLHLKRFGGPGGLEKLEGPLLFPSEFRLSTLCGDMVPLLHSASPQALTNQDPSIQGSIPQTLTSQVSSPPGEAKDGALCCSEAAASAVSEWLLPADWRSLSFGRLRKLRALH; encoded by the exons ATGCTGTGCCAGCTGAAGGAGGAGGGCATGATACTGAAGACACTCGGGGTGAACTATTCCTGCCCTGTTTCTCAGCTGGAGTTCCAGCTTGTGTCGGTGCGCACATGTACCAG CTGTGGGCGCGAGTCGTCCACCAGAGAGGACTACAACCACCTCTCATTGGACTTCAGCCCTGAGCGCACCTTGCTGAGCAGCCTAGCACTCACTTTCAAA GGTGATAAGGTTGAATTCACATGTGAGGGCTGTAAAGGTCTCCACGCCTTAAAGGTGGAGCAGTTCCACACACTGCCTCT TGTGCTGGTTCTGCATCTGAAGAGGTTTGGAGGACCTGGGGGGTTGGAGAAGCTGGAGGGTCCTCTTTTGTTTCCTTCGGAGTTTAGGCTCTCCACCCTCTGTGGGGACATGGTGCCACTCCTGCACAGTGCCAGCCCACAGGCCCTCACCAACCAGGACCCCAGCATCCAGGGGTCCATCCCCCAGACCCTCACCAGCCAAGTCTCCAGCCCACCTGGAGAGGCCAAAGACGGGGCCCTCTGCTGTTCAG AAGCAGCAGCCAGTGCAGTCAGTGAATGGTTACTACCAGCTGACTGGCGTAGTCTCTCATTTGGGAGGCTCCGCAAACTCCG GGCACTACATTAG
- the LOC129856153 gene encoding uncharacterized protein LOC129856153 has translation MACFCWCKKKKRQKANSVDVEQKTRKKKESGTSSPSPIPSDRSEQNGFATSDPSPSDQLSSLHPPPSPVKCSSQPCSPAKQPSVPRSPAKHPSPVKSSPVVSHPSSPTPTNPLDCHGDTSQEGATVRPLSLQEHSSPRPQRPVSATRSMTLPRASSATRSMTLPRASSATRSMTLPRASSATRSMTLSRASSATRSMTLPRTSSATRSMTLSTASSATRSMTLPRASSATSSMTLPRASSATRGPEETQGARGERGALVNMELLGLPNIGNTCFLNATLQCLLVLPSFSKAILHQEQLWSSSPFSNLLRCLSDVHRLSLPDSVANQASKADLMWKVKYSLSGYDLKYLGDTQQVTEDYSLVTHTSY, from the exons ATGGCTTGTTTCTGCTGGTGCAAAAAG AAAAAACGTCAGAAAGCAAATTCAGTTGATGTGGAGCAGAAGACAAGAAAGAAGAAGGAGAGTGGcacttcatccccctctccaatTCCATCTGACCGTTCTGAACAGAATGGCTTCGCCACCTCTGACCCCTCACCCTCTGAccaactctcctccctccatccacctccctctcctgttAAATGTTCCTCTCAGCCTTGCTCTCCCGCTAAACAGCCCTCTGTACCCCGGTCACCTGCCAAACACCCTTCCCCAGTGAAATCCTCTCCAGTGGTGTCCCATCCTAGTTCTCCCACTCCTACCAACCCTCTGGACTGTCATGGAGACACCAGCCAGGAGGGCGCAACAGTCAG acCTCTGTCTCTTCAGGAACACTCTAGTCCAAGACCCCAGAGGCCAGTCTCAGCCACCAGAAGCATGACTCTTCCCAGGGCCAGTTCAGCCACCAGAAGCATGACTCTTCCCAGGGCCAGTTCAGCCACCAGAAGCATGACTCTTCCCAGGGCCAGTTCAGCCACCAGAAGCATGACTCTTTCCAGGGCCAGCTCAGCCACCAGAAGCATGACTCTTCCCAGGACCAGCTCAGCCACCAGAAGCATGACTCTTTCCACGGCCAGCTCAGCCACCAGAAGCATGACTCTCCCCAGGGCCAGCTCAGCCACCAGCAGCATGACTCTTCCCAGGGCCAGCTCAGCCACCAGAGGGCCAGAAGAGACCCAGGGGGCCAGAGGAGAACGGGGGGCACTGGTCAACATGGAACTTCTTGG GTTGCCTAACATTGGCAACACTTGCTTCCTTAACGCCACCCTGCAGTGCCTCCTGGTCCTGCCGTCCTTCTCAAAGGCAATCCTGcaccaggaacaactctggagctcctcccccttctccaacCTGCTCAG GTGTCTGTCTGATGTGCACCGTTTGAGTCTACCTGACAGTGTGGCAAACCAGGCCTCAAAAGCAGACCTCATGTGGAAGGTCAAGTACTCCTTGTCGGGATACGATTTGAAGTATCTAGGGGACACGCAACAGGTAACTGAGGACTACTCTCTTGT GACGCACACGAGTTACTAG